In a single window of the Magnolia sinica isolate HGM2019 chromosome 7, MsV1, whole genome shotgun sequence genome:
- the LOC131251495 gene encoding uncharacterized protein LOC131251495 isoform X1, whose product MGRRSSGVTMKMEVDGGIYQNVPPGFSAADSTRARIKREVNDDGESVMNDIDNLPLSKRMRILLAGRPSGSSSGSGSSGKVTTYCVDEAVIEEARPSKGAERGAIPKNDPSHQRMGSRRVQASESSLPEHSSSSESLMEEETATPRTSLLKFSSRPVVCERKVLHNCLRGFPVLELLVQIGWEPVLSFGGPVHENLVRMFFARCRKPHMDPLSFDVDYNGKVTHVTPTLIGRLIQVPPLGYVPPGSNLPRKAQRLEWTRFLCGGRNVAWFQGNALRASEMTAQFRILHLIFVSNVYPRLGNRSELTPFMAETLYRVGIHQPMCLPSLIMRQIIYVLTSSHSLALPFGNLICKLARECGLPATSERPILKKMIDLLSIRRMKLLPQESAPSAPSAPQIGVAPRTPSPLEASPASPPMSSSAAPPPIDVAARLAAIEERQMQIYRYLQSLASCFRQQGHDVPSPSNSP is encoded by the exons ATGGGTCGGCGTTCTAGTGGCGTTACTATGAAGATGGAAGTCGATGGTGGAATTTACCAAAATGTGCCTCCAGGGTTTTCGGCTGCAGATTCGACGAGGGCTAGAATCAAGCGCGAAGTTAATGACGATGGTGAATCTGTGATGAATGACATCGATAATCTTCCATTGAGTAAACGGATGAGAATACTGCTTGCTGGTAGGCCGTCTGGTTCATCGTCGGGCAGTGGATCGAGTGGAAAAGTTACAAC GTATTGTGTTGATGAGGCCGTTATAGAAGAAGCTCGCCCTTCAAAG GGTGCCGAGCGAGGTGCCATTCCGAAGAATGATCCTTCCCATCAGAG GATGGGATCTAGGCGTGTCCAAGCCTCCGAGTCGTCCTTGCCCGAGCACTCCTCTTCCTCAGaatctttgatggaggaagagaCAGCAACTCCACGCACATCCCTGCTAAAATTTTCTTCTCGCCCCGTAGTTTGTGAACGTAAGGTTCTACACAACTGTCTTCGGGGATTCCCAGTGTTGGAGCTCCTCGTTCAGATCGGATGGGAGCCCGTTTTATCATTTGGAGGTCCTGTTCATGAGAATTTGGTCCGCATGTTCTTCGCGAGATGTCGGAAGCCGCATATGGATCCCCTAAGCTTTGATGTTGATTATAATGGGAAAGTCACTCATGTGACCCCGACTCTCATTGGGAGGTTGATTCAGGTTCCTCCATTGGGGTATGTCCCTCCGGGTTCTAACCTACCCCGTAAGGCTCAAAGGCTAGAGTGGACCCGGTTTCTATGTGGCGGCCGAAATGTTGCATGGTTTCAGGGCAATGCCTTACGGGCGTCAGAAATGACCGCCCAATTTCGCATCCTTCATCTCATCTTCGTCTCTAATGTCTACCCTCGATTAGGCAATCGAAGTGAATTAACTCCTTTCATGGCTGAGACGCTATATCGGGTTGGTATCCACCAGCCGATGTGCCTCCCTTCCCTTATCATGCGCCAGATCATTTATGTTTTGACTTCGAGCCACTCCCTTGCCTTGCCGTTTGGAAACCTCATCTGTAAGCTAGCCCGGGAATGTGGTCTTCCGGCTACTTCGGAGCGCCCCATTCTGAAGAAAATGATAGACTTGCTTAGCATTCGTCGGATGAAGTTGCTACCCCAGGAGTCCGCCCCATCGGCTCCATCTGCACCCCAGATTGGCGTAGCTCCGCGTACTCCCTCTCCACTCGAGGCTAGTCCAGCATCGCCACCAATGTCATCATCAGCTGCTCCGCCCCCGATCGATGTAGCAGCTCGTCTAGCTGCTATTGAGGAGCGCCAGATGCAGATTTATCGCTACCTTCAGAGTTTGGCATCCTGCTTCCGTCAGCAGGGGCATGATGTTCCCTCCCCCAGTAACTCTCCATAG
- the LOC131251495 gene encoding uncharacterized protein LOC131251495 isoform X3 yields MDDIDNIPLSKRMRMLLADRPSGSSSGSGSSGKVPKYCVDEAVIEEARPSKGAERGAIPKNDPSHQRMGSRRVQASESSLPEHSSSSESLMEEETATPRTSLLKFSSRPVVCERKVLHNCLRGFPVLELLVQIGWEPVLSFGGPVHENLVRMFFARCRKPHMDPLSFDVDYNGKVTHVTPTLIGRLIQVPPLGYVPPGSNLPRKAQRLEWTRFLCGGRNVAWFQGNALRASEMTAQFRILHLIFVSNVYPRLGNRSELTPFMAETLYRVGIHQPMCLPSLIMRQIIYVLTSSHSLALPFGNLICKLARECGLPATSERPILKKMIDLLSIRRMKLLPQESAPSAPSAPQIGVAPRTPSPLEASPASPPMSSSAAPPPIDVAARLAAIEERQMQIYRYLQSLASCFRQQGHDVPSPSNSP; encoded by the exons GTATTGTGTTGATGAGGCCGTTATAGAAGAAGCTCGCCCTTCAAAG GGTGCCGAGCGAGGTGCCATTCCGAAGAATGATCCTTCCCATCAGAG GATGGGATCTAGGCGTGTCCAAGCCTCCGAGTCGTCCTTGCCCGAGCACTCCTCTTCCTCAGaatctttgatggaggaagagaCAGCAACTCCACGCACATCCCTGCTAAAATTTTCTTCTCGCCCCGTAGTTTGTGAACGTAAGGTTCTACACAACTGTCTTCGGGGATTCCCAGTGTTGGAGCTCCTCGTTCAGATCGGATGGGAGCCCGTTTTATCATTTGGAGGTCCTGTTCATGAGAATTTGGTCCGCATGTTCTTCGCGAGATGTCGGAAGCCGCATATGGATCCCCTAAGCTTTGATGTTGATTATAATGGGAAAGTCACTCATGTGACCCCGACTCTCATTGGGAGGTTGATTCAGGTTCCTCCATTGGGGTATGTCCCTCCGGGTTCTAACCTACCCCGTAAGGCTCAAAGGCTAGAGTGGACCCGGTTTCTATGTGGCGGCCGAAATGTTGCATGGTTTCAGGGCAATGCCTTACGGGCGTCAGAAATGACCGCCCAATTTCGCATCCTTCATCTCATCTTCGTCTCTAATGTCTACCCTCGATTAGGCAATCGAAGTGAATTAACTCCTTTCATGGCTGAGACGCTATATCGGGTTGGTATCCACCAGCCGATGTGCCTCCCTTCCCTTATCATGCGCCAGATCATTTATGTTTTGACTTCGAGCCACTCCCTTGCCTTGCCGTTTGGAAACCTCATCTGTAAGCTAGCCCGGGAATGTGGTCTTCCGGCTACTTCGGAGCGCCCCATTCTGAAGAAAATGATAGACTTGCTTAGCATTCGTCGGATGAAGTTGCTACCCCAGGAGTCCGCCCCATCGGCTCCATCTGCACCCCAGATTGGCGTAGCTCCGCGTACTCCCTCTCCACTCGAGGCTAGTCCAGCATCGCCACCAATGTCATCATCAGCTGCTCCGCCCCCGATCGATGTAGCAGCTCGTCTAGCTGCTATTGAGGAGCGCCAGATGCAGATTTATCGCTACCTTCAGAGTTTGGCATCCTGCTTCCGTCAGCAGGGGCATGATGTTCCCTCCCCCAGTAACTCTCCATAG